Proteins encoded in a region of the Drosophila sechellia strain sech25 chromosome 2L, ASM438219v1, whole genome shotgun sequence genome:
- the LOC6613621 gene encoding uncharacterized protein LOC6613621 → MMIEWWLPWVCLLPLMQADPVAPQLDLGVKDFQLELLRELSDLVQQRIEPSLNDYLDRLGRIPRNANYTEEMSAARATPKLQLKVTLIKQLLDVRPHLDTDMEYTIVLRNLIFLNRVRSTLRAAEETSTQEIRMIRMHRLCQQLDRPAPHRGSRLINEQTVGAALEQLNLTKKEVNSTGLDLNEFGAQLYERVKLSGAEIIDNYLHILRSLLQDIIDGDHADLAGSSAKLDKMQQQLDVMLATQDFFEKRQRVYAYLELHLRTDYEDMRDSSSSEHITKHLLEQLKTKGLDLFVIFLFSNFEFLDLVHEHWEQLLPQSPSLLYDETARQLYDLQQLYQVFKLDTECEAKYTAYSDALRRLHERTVEQGQRNRHIFELLHNAAQSVGTVTFNMIRAKCNELR, encoded by the coding sequence ATGATGATCGAGTGGTGGCTGCCATGGGTGTGCCTCTTGCCGCTCATGCAGGCGGATCCTGTTGCTCCCCAGCTGGATCTTGGTGTGAAGGACTTCCAGTTGGAGCTTCTGCGCGAGTTAAGCGACCTGGTGCAACAGCGGATTGAGCCGAGTCTAAACGATTACCTGGATCGTCTGGGACGCATTCCTCGGAATGCCAACTATACAGAAGAGATGAGTGCAGCTCGTGCAACTCCAAAGCTCCAATTGAAGGTGACGCTCATCAAGCAGCTGCTCGATGTGCGTCCGCACCTGGACACGGATATGGAGTACACCATTGTGCTGCGCAACCTGATCTTTCTGAACCGAGTGAGATCCACGCTGAGGGCTGCTGAGGAGACCAGCACACAAGAGATCCGCATGATTCGCATGCACCGCCTCTGCCAGCAACTTGACCGTCCGGCTCCTCATCGCGGCAGTCGTCTGATCAACGAACAGACAGTCGGAGCGGCATTGGAGCAACTCAACCTGACCAAAAAGGAGGTGAACTCCACCGGCTTGGATCTTAATGAGTTCGGGGCGCAGCTGTACGAGCGGGTCAAGTTATCCGGCGCCGAAATCATCGACAACTACCTGCACATCCTGCGCTCCCTGCTACAGGACATCATCGACGGCGACCATGCTGATCTGGCCGGGAGCAGTGCCAAGCTGGAcaagatgcagcagcagctggacgTCATGCTTGCCACTCAGGACTTCTTCGAGAAACGGCAGCGGGTGTACGCGTACCTGGAGCTCCACTTGCGCACCGACTACGAGGACATGAGGGACTCATCGAGCAGCGAACACATCACCAAACATCTACTCGAACAGCTGAAGACCAAGGGACTGGACCTGTTCGTCATCTTTCTGTTCAGCAACTTTGAATTCCTAGACCTGGTGCACGAGCACTgggagcagctgctgccacAGTCACCCAGTTTGCTATACGACGAGACCGCACGCCAATTGTACGATCTGCAGCAGCTGTATCAGGTCTTCAAGCTGGACACGGAGTGCGAGGCCAAGTACACGGCCTACTCGGACGCACTGCGTCGCCTGCACGAGCGGACCGTGGAGCAGGGCCAGCGCAATCGGCACATCTTTGAGCTGCTCCATAACGCGGCACAAAGCGTCGGCACGGTCACCTTCAACATGATCCGGGCCAAGTGCAATGAGCTAAGATGA